The following coding sequences are from one Musa acuminata AAA Group cultivar baxijiao chromosome BXJ1-6, Cavendish_Baxijiao_AAA, whole genome shotgun sequence window:
- the LOC103988830 gene encoding transcription repressor OFP7-like has product MEKSNSKRSSSSSGNLKHRFAQLLLGSSCSTTIAAAILGKTSAGPQHPEAEEPGPGRRKHDVGVVHVPVHCSARQVSEQFLPLMTKEEEVEEEGNEKKKERRRAVIGSVNYYDAKQRSKKACGSRPKGRRVEAKKLLSNSYGFTSSSSLDAENELRLFSSDEAPEEESGTLFSSKSFSSDSSEFYHHSRKKNKRRSKCMKSTRRPPRRHAKHVRGRSCGGIDQLRPLVSISSKEKKGTPSAGFAVVTRSCDPYNDFRSSMVEMIVERGMSRARDLERLLNSYLSLNSPRHHQVILEAFADIWEAIFGK; this is encoded by the coding sequence atggagaagtccaacagtaAAAGAAGCAGTAGCAGCAGCGGCAATCTGAAGCATCGGTTTGCTCAGCTGCTGCTCGGCTCCTCGTGCTCCACCACCATTGCGGCCGCCATCCTTGGCAAGACCAGCGCCGGCCCGCAGCACCCGGAGGCCGAGGAGCCCGGTCCGGGTCGCCGCAAGCACGATGTGGGTGTCGTGCATGTCCCTGTCCACTGCAGCGCCCGCCAGGTTTCCGAGCAGTTCCTTCCTCTGATGACCAAGGAAGAGGAGGTAGAAGAGGAAGGgaatgagaagaagaaggagaggaggagggcTGTGATCGGGTCTGTGAACTACTATGATGCTAAGCAGAGGAGCAAGAAGGCTTGTGGGAGTAGGCCGAAGGGTCGGAGAGTGGAAGCAAAGAAGCTGTTGTCCAACTCTTATGGATTCACCAGCTCTTCTTCCTTGGATGCCGAGAACGAACTCCGTCTCTTCAGCAGCGACGAAGCGCCGGAGGAAGAGTCCGGGACTCTGTTCTCCTCAAAGAGCTTCTCCTCCGACTCCTCCGAGTTCTACCACCACAGCAGGAAGAAGAACAAGAGGAGGAGCAAGTGCATGAAGTCCACCCGGCGGCCGCCGAGAAGGCACGCGAAGCACGTCCGAGGGCGTTCCTGCGGTGGGATCGACCAACTGCGGCCGCTGGTCTCCATCTCCTCGAAGGAGAAGAAGGGGACGCCCAGCGCAGGGTTCGCGGTGGTCACGCGGTCCTGCGACCCCTACAACGACTTCCGGAGCTCCATGGTGGAGATGATCGTGGAGCGCGGCATGAGCAGAGCTCGCGACCTGGAGCGCCTCCTCAACTCCTACCTCTCCCTGAACTCCCCTCGCCACCACCAAGTCATCCTCGAGGCATTTGCCGACATATGGGAAGCAATCTTCGGCAAATAG